GTGCCGGGATGTTTGGTCACTGTTCTGCTCCTGCCTGCTGAGCTCTGGGCTCCCTCCTGGCACTCAGCCAGGACCCCGCATTCCCAGAGAAGGCCCCCGCACACTCACTCTTCTTGCAGGAGGTGCATCTGCAGGCTTTGCAGCTGCAGGAGCCGCCTGCCAGGAAGGGAAAGGCCAGCAGTGAGCAAGGAGGGGGATGCAGGAGCTACAGCAGACGGTCAGCAATGCCTCCCTGAGCCCTCCTCCTCTGTCAGGACCCAGCCCTGGGAGCTCGTGTCCACTGAGGCGCATAGAGAAGCCCCAGCTCCTCTCTTCTGGTCCAAGGAGAGTAGGTGCCCTCTTGATGGACTCCACAGGGAAGGTCCCAGGCTCCAGACCCATCCCAGGCTCaccggggctgggggccagggcctATGGCCTGAACCCCAAAGAGGCAATGTCCCCTCCTCCATCAAGTCCTGGCAACTCCGAGGCCTCCTCCCAACACTGGGTCTAGCAATCCCCTGACTTCTGGGTGACCTCAACAAAGACAGTTTTGAGCCTCTGTACTCTCCTTTCAAAAATAGAGGCTGGAAATctctggcggtctagtggttaggggTCAGGGCTCTCACTTCCTAgtgtctgggttcaatccctggtcagggtactaagctcccacaagccgagtggtactgccaaaaaaaaaaaaagatttaaaaatgctGTCGCTGCCCTGGCTAGCAAGAAAGCACTGGGTGAACCTCGGGCATCCACTTGTGCTCAAATTCAAAATTCTTCCTCCTCTAACCCCAGGGACAACTTGTCCTGTGCCTGAGAAGCGGGCCACCAAGGCCCAGAGCCAGTGGTTCCTTACCAGTGGAGCAGGGCCAGTTGGGGTCCATTTGGAGCCCAGGTGAGGCCGGGGGTCCAAAGCAAGCGGCGAAGAGGCACCTGAGGTGGTGGGAGGCGTGTCGAGCCTATTAGCCGGCTTGCAGTGTTCCCACCCAGAAGAGGCGGCCCGGGCGCAGAGGTTCCACCCCCTCCTTGCACCCGCCCCTCGGATCTGCACTCGCGCCGCCCGCAGCGCCCGGGGTGGGTCCGGGCTGTGAGTAACAGTCGGGGCCGAGTGCACGATTCTCCCATTGCGCATGGGTGTGCTCTGCGCAGGGAGAGCCGTGATTGGTGCCTGCTCGCGGGTAGGGACTGTTTGCCAGGAGGTACGCGGTGTCCTAGCCTCCCTGTCCGCTCCCCCCCGATTTTTCGGAGGGCGGCAGCCACCTCGTTCCCAGATTTTGCAGCAACCCAGCCTCTGTGTCCTCGCTGTCTTCCCCACCATGGGCCGGACTGTGAGCAACAGGCGGGGTCGAGCGCAGGATTCCACTTCGATTCCACTTTTAATGAACACCACCCGGCCCTCCGCACTGCAGCACCACCGTCACTCTGCAGAGGAACACATGAAGTCCTTCTGCAACCAAGTCTCCTGGAAACGGCTGGTAAATTCCCACCAAACAAATCCAAATCACTTTCGTGGGTCATGTAGCCATGGGCTGGATTTTGAGGGAAGGACAGATGTCAGCCTGATCTAGGGAGGAACTTGGGAAGATTCAGAGCCAAGCCACTGCAGGGAGCTGTCAGGGGTGGCGAGTGTCCTGTCAGTAGCCCTGGGCCAGCCAAGACTCATGTTCCCtgtggggaggcaggggcagaGCTGCTCCAGGCGTGGGTGGTCCACGCAGTGGGGCGTTTGAAAGTGTTTTCAGTGTTCAACATACTCCTTTGATGAACacatgtggtttttaaaataattgaagtatagctgatttccaatattgtgttagtttcaggtgaacaaacgtttttactttttaaatttctcctgtATTACTctgttcttcatatatttattcagaTTTATTGAATCAAAAATTGGGTTTTGTATTTTgtgtccttttaaatttttttagtaattcacttaattttatttttaacaaagttgAGGTTTgtgaagttagaaaataaaaaccacagctAGAACATTCACACGTCTTTCCGTGCAGGGAGTTTGAGACTTCCAGGTAGGGATTCAGGTAACTGGAGGTGTGATTCCAACTTCTTTAGAGTCTATCAAGCCTACAATCTATGAGGAAGTGAAGTTAGCCAGGGAAATCAGAGGATGGGAAATGAGGCGTTGAGAAGTCACCAACCGTTGCCATGCCACCAACCCTTGCCATGAGAATGGAGGGGACCTTGTATCTGCTGCACACCCTTAGAGCATCTGGTCTGACGCTCTTTCATTTTACGGAAGATGAACCCAGTGAGGGAGTGTGTCTTGCCTTAGGCACTCAGTCTGTTAGGGACTCACATTTTGTTCCAGTACCCAAGTCTCTGCACTTCGCATCCAGTCTCCTACACCAGCTGTGGATGGCACAAAAGCCCTTATTCCCAGTGCACAGAAAAGAACGCTGAGTCGGAATAGTGTCCACAACTTTTATTACCACTTACATATTTCATAGGAAAGGGAATGTAGCAATCAAGTCAGAATTGTATAAAAACGCAGGTCGGCCCACGTTCCTCCATGGACACCCGGGGCAGGCTGTCTGCGACGTCAGGCACAGCAGCTGCACTTGTCCGAGGCCCCTTTGCACACGCAGCCCTGGGCGCACTTGGCGCAGCCCACggggcagcaggggcagcagcctggggagagatgggggaatgCAGATGTCGGCGATGACTTTCCCAGCCTCCTCCTTGCCCGACAGCAGCCCTGCGACAAGCCCTCAGATCCAAAGGACCCCGAGTACAGAAGAACATGCTCTGTTCCAAGACAGGTGGGAGGACCTTGGGGTTTGGCTTCCCCTAGGAAATGGTTGCCCTGCCCCATCTACGCCAAGGGCAGGGCAGAAAGTCAGAAGCAGCAGTGACAGGTACCGAAGAGCAAAGGAAGACCAGCCCCCCCGCCAGAGCCAGACACTCAGAGCCCGCTCTGGGTTCCCTCCCTCACCCTACCTGCAGCCCCCAGGTGCCCAGAGAAGGCCCCACACTCACTCTTCTTGCAGGAGGCGCATTTGCAGGCTTTGCAGGTGCAGGAGCCAGCACAGTTGCAGGAGCCGCCTGCTAGGAAGGGAAAGGCCAGCAGTGAGCAGGGAGCGGGATGCAGGAGGTACAGTAGATGGTCAGCAATCCCTCCCTGCAACCTCTTCCTGGGTGTAGGGCCCAGTGCTAGGAACTCCTGTCTGGCATAGAACAGACCTAAGTCTCACCCCTCCTTCTCTGCCCTTCTGTGCAAAGGGCTGTGTACTGCCTTGTATTTACCCCTCAGGTATGGTCCCAGGCTTCTTCAGGATGCCTGGGTCTGGCGGCCAGGATCTTCTGTCTGAGCCCAGAAGAGGCAATGTCCCATCGCACCCAGCACAGGGAATGCAGAGGCCTGGACAGAGCCCTGCGGCCGACCCAGAAGCCCCCTGACACCTGGATGATGTGGCGCAGAACAGCCTTGAGCCTCAGGCCTCTCGCCTCTGAAAGGGAAGCCCCAGTTGGATGGAAACGCTCTAATGGGGGATGAAGGCGCTTGTCCAGGAAGAAAGCACGTGCCGGGTTAACTACAGAAGCCCACTTCAACTCAAGCTCGAAATATTCCTCCCTCCTCCAAACCCAGGGATGCTTGTTGGTATTGGGGAAGGGGCATCCAAAGTTCCAGAGCCAGAAGTCCCTTACCAGTGGAGCAGGAGCAGTTGGGGTCCATTTAGAGGCGCGGTGAGGCCGGAGGTCCAAAGCAAGTGGCAAAGAAAAGGGTCTAGGGCCGGCTACGGGCGTGCTGGAACCTAGGAGCCGGCGGGTTCAGTTTATACGCAGAGAAAGCGGCCCGGGCgcagaggccccgcccccgccctgcaCGCGGCGCGCGGATCTGCGCCTGTGCCGCTGGCAGCGCCCGTCTGGGCCGAGCGCAGCTGGCCGGGCCGAGCGCAGGGTTCCGTGAGCAAGGATTGGGTCGGTGTGCAGCGCTGCGGCCGCCCGTTTGGCGCTAGAACTCGCGGAGGGACGGTGTACCGGGCGTCCCATCTTTCCTGCCCGTCCTTTCCCAATTTTCCCAAGGTAGGCAGTCACCTTTGTTCCGGGATCTTCCAGGAACCCAGTCCCCCCTCTCTTGGCCACCCCAGGTCCCATTGCCTTTGTGCTCAAGTTCGTCCTTTCCGGAGCCCGtgtgccccacccctccccgccctcctccccctccagccctccGCACTGCAGCATCACCGTCACTCTGCAGAGGAATAATGAAGTCCTTCTGCAACCAAGTCTCCTGGAAACGGCTGGAGGAGCTAAAAGGATTCTCTCTTCACGAATGTCAGTGTGGACATAATGATCATAATGGTCACTGTTTATTAAGCCAGGACACTATCATTTAATCCCCACATAGAGATATAATCTCTTTTTCACAAATGGGAAAGTTGAGTAACATGCCCAGGCCATACCACCTGTGGCAAAACAGGCTGTGAACTGAGACGCCCATGCACTCGGCACAGACTGGTTTCTGAAATCCCCTCTTCACACAGGGCACCCATGGGCAAGCATGGTCTTGACTCTTGGGCCATGTgacttgtctttctcttattttacaTCAAATAGCCAGGGGGACTAACTGTTGGCATTAATTACAAGTCACGGGGCACCTCACTCCTGCCTAATAAACACCACCACACCCTCCAAACTGCAGAATCTGCCATCACCCAGCACGATCGAAAATGAACTAGTCCATCTGGAGCCAATTCTCAGGCACACGCCCTCTTCATGGGACATGACTGTGTAATTCCCTCCACACGTAGTTATTTTGCCGCTTTCAAGTAGCTAAGGGCTGGATTTGGGAAGGACAGATTGCAACGGTGCTCAATGGACACCTTTGACGAACATGTGTGCGACGTTTTTAAAtctctgattttctttgtttttcatatacTGATTCAAATTatgtgtgtggaatctaaaaacatgggCTTTGTATTGTTCTGTggcatttttatagtttttgttttttaccaagGTTTAGGTCTGCAATGGATGGGAAACGAAATCTGTTCCTTCACCACAGGGATTTTTTAGAAGCCCCATTTAGATTCAAGCAGGTGAGGGAGTTTTCCATTCCCTTTAGTCACTTTCAAGACTAAAATCCAGCGAGGAACTGAAGTTGAACAGGGAAACCATGGAGAATGAGAATTCTGGATTGAGAAGTTTCTGTGCCACCAACCCTTGACCTGAAGACAGAGGGGACCCTGTATGTGCCCAGGGTCCTTATAGCATCTGGCCTAAGGCTCTTCCATTTTACAAGAGATGAAGCCCAGTGGGGTAATGTGGCTTGAACAAGGCACTGGGTTTGTTAAGGGCTAACATTTTGGTCCAGAAACCAAGTCTCTGTACTTCTAGTCCAGTCCCTCACCCCAGCTCTGGTCAAGTCAAGGAAAACAGCCAGAATAAAGCCAACcacttttattatcattttcttattttataggaaaaaaaaaagaggaatgtaGGTTTGTACACGTTGCTCTATTTACACCCGGGGCAGGCTGTCCGCGACATCAGGCACAGCAGCTGCACTTGTCCGAGGCCCCTTTGCAGACGCAGCCCTGGGCACACTTGGCGCAGCCCACggggcagcaggggcagcagcctggggaagggaaggaggcggCAGAGAAGAGTGCTTGGAACAAAGGATTAATAAGGCTTCCCGTCCTCTCCAGTGGAGGCGCCACCGTCCCTAGGGAAGGGGCAGCTACTGCCCTATTTAAATTCCCTTCCGTGTTGTAGAAGGCTGAGGGcgtggtggggcggggggctggcggggGTGGTGGCGCGTTAGGGGTAGATGTAGAGAAAATTCCACTTACTCTTCTTGCAGGAGGTGCATCTGCAGGCTTTGCAGCTGCAGGAGCCGCCTGCCAGGAAGGGAAAGGCCAGCAGTGAGCAAGGAGGGGGATGCAGCAGCTACAGCAGACGGTCAGCAATGCCTCCCTGAGCCCTCCTCCTCTGTCAGGACCCAGCTCCGGGAGCTCGTGTCCACTCAGGCACATAGAGAAGCCCCAGCTCTTCTCTTCTGGTCTAAGGAGAGTAGGTCCCCTCCTGATAGACTCCACAGGGAAGGTCCCAGGCTCCAGATGCATCCCAGGCTgactggggctgggggccagggcccATGGCCTGAACCCCAAAGAGCCAATGTCCCCTCCTCCCATCAAATCCTGGCAGCTTCCTGGCCTCCTTCAAACACTGGGTCTAGCAATCCCCTGATCTACCGGGTGACCTCAACAAAGACAGTCTTAAGCCTCAGTACTCTCCATTCAAACATAGAGGCTGGATATctctggcggtctagtggttaggagtcAGGGCTCTCACTTCCTAgtgtctgggttcaatccctggtcagggtactaagctcccacaagccgagtggtactgccaaaaaaaaaaaaaaaaagatttaaaaaatgctgtCGCTGCCCTGGCTAGGAAGAAAGCACTGGGTGAACCTCGGGCATCCACTTGTGCTCAAATTCAAAATTGTTCCTCATCTAACCCCAGGGACACTCTGTCCTGTGCCTGAGAAGCGGGCCTCCAAGGCCCAGAGCCAGTGGTTTCTTACCAGTGGAGCAGGGCCAGTTGGGGTCCATTTGGAGCCCAGGTGAGGCCGGGGGTCCAAAGCAAGCGGCGAAGAGGCACCTGAGGTGGTGGGAGGCGTGTCGAGCCTATTAGCCAGCTTGCAGTGTTCCCACCCAGAAGAGGCGGCCCGAGCGCAGAGGTCCCACCCCCTCCTTGCACCCGCCCCTCGGATCTGCACCCGCGCCGCCCGCAGCGCCCGGGGTGGGTCCGGGCTGTGAGTAACAGTCGGGGCCGAGTGCACGATTCTCCCATTGCGCATGGGTGTGCTCTGCGCAGGGAGAGCCGTGATTGGTGCCTGCTCGCGGGTAGGGACTGTTTGCCAGGAGGTACGCGGTGTCCTAGCCTCCCTGTCCGCTCCCCCCCGATTTTTCGGAGGGCGGCAGCCACCTCGTTCCCAGATTTTGCAGCAACCCAGCCTCTGTGTCCTCGCTGTCTTCCCCACCATGGGCCGGACTGTGAGCAACAGGCGGGGTCGAGCACACGATTCCACTTCGATTCCACTTCTAATCAACACCACCCAGCCCTCCGCACTGCAGCACCACCGTCACTCTGCAGAGGAACACATGAAGTCCTTCTGCAACCAAGTCTCCTGGAAACGGCTGGTAAATTCCCACCAAACAAATCCAAATCACTTTCGGGGTGTCATGTAGCCATGGGCTGGATTTTGAGGGAAGGGCAGATGTCAGCCTGATCTAGGGAGGAACTTGGGAAGATTCAGAGCCAAGCCACTGCAGGGAGCTGTCAGGGGTGGCGAGTGTCCTGTCAGTAGCCCTGGGCCAGCCAAGACTCATGTTCCCtgtggggaggcaggggcagaGCTGCTCCAGGCGTGGGTGGTCCACGCAGTGGGGCGTTTGAAAGTGTTTTCAGTGTTCAACATACTCCTTTGATGAACACATgtggttttttaaataattgaagtatagctgatttccaatattgtgttagtttcaggtaaaaacaaaacgttttactttttaaatttctcctgtATTACTctgttcttcatatatttattcagaTTTATTGAATCAAAAATTGGGTTTTgtgtccttttaaatttttcttagcaatgcacttaattttatttttaacagagtTGAGGTTTgtgaatttagaaaatgaaaaccacagatAGAAAATTCACACGTCTTTCCGTGCAGGGAGTTTGAGACTTCCAGGTAGGGATTCAGGTAACTGGAGGTGTGATTCCAACTTCTTTAGAGTCTATCAAGCCTACAATCTATGAGGAAGTGAAGTTAGCCAGGGAAATCAGAGGATGGGAAATGAGGCATTGAGAAGTCACCAACCCTTGCCATGCCACCAACCCTTGCCATGAGAATGGAGGGGACCTTGTATCTGCTGCACACCCTTAGAGCATCTGGTCTAACGCTCTTCCATTTTATGGAATATGAACCCAGTGAGGGAGTGTGTCTTGTCTTAGGCACTCAGTCTGTTAGGGAGTCACATTTTGTTCCAGTACCCAAGTCTCTGCACTTCTCATCCAGTCTCCTACACCAGCTGTGGATAGCACAAAAGCCCTTATTCCCAGTGCACAGAAAAGAACGCCGAGTCGGAATAGTGTCCACAACTTTTATTACCACTTACATATTTCATAGGAAAGGGAATGTAGCAATCAAGTCAGAGTTGTATAAAAACGCAGGTCGGCCCGCGTTCCTCCATGGACACCCGGGGCAGGCTGTCTGCGACGTCAGGCACAGCAGCTGCACTTGTCCGAGGCCCCTTTGCACACGCAGCCCTGGGCGCACTTGGCGCAGCCCACggggcagcaggggcagcagcctggggagagatgggggaaagCAGATGTCGGCGATGACTTTCCCAGCCTCCTCCTTGCCCAACAGCAGCCCTGCGACAAGCCCTCAGATCCAAAGGACCCCGAGTACAGAAGAACATGCTCTGTTCCAAGACAGGTGGGAGGACCTTGGGGTTTGGCTTCCCCTAGGAAATGGCTGCCCTGCCCCATCTACGCCAAGGGCAGGGCAGAAAGTCAGAAGCAGCAGGTGCCGAAGAGCAAAGGAAGACCAGCCCCCCCGCCAGAGCCAGACACTCAGAGCCCGCTCTGGGTTCCCTCCCTCACCCTACCTGCAGCCCCCAGGTGCCCAGAGAAGGCCCCACACTCACTCTTCTTGCAGGAGGCGCATTTGCAGGCTTTGCAGGTGCAGGAGCCAGCACAGTTGCAGGAGCCGCCTGCTAGGAAGGGAAAGGCCAGGCGTGAGCAGGGAGCGGGATGCAGGAGGTACAGTAGATGGTCAGCAATCCCTCCCTGCAACCTCTTCCTGGGTGTAGGCCCAGTGCTAGGAACTCCTGTCTGGCATAGAACAGACCTAAGTCTCACCCCTCCTTTTCTGCCCTTCTGTGCAAAGGGCTGTGTACTGCCTTGTATTTACCCCTCAGGTATGGTCCCAGGCTTCTTCAGGATGCCTGGGTCTGGTGGCCAGGATCTTCTGTCTGAGCCCAGAAGAGGCAATGTCCCATCGCACCCAGCACAGGGAATGCAGAGGCCTGGACAGAGCCCTGCGGCCGACCCAGAAGCCCCCTGACACCTGGATGATGTGGCGCAGAACAGCCTTGAGCCTCAGGCCTCTCGCCTCTGAAAGGGAAGCCCCAGTTGGATGGAAACGCTCTAATGGGGGATGAAGGCGCTTGTCCAGGAAGAAAGCACGTGCCGGGTTAACTACAGAAGCCCACTTCAACTCAAGCTCGAAATATTCCTCCCTCCTCCAAACCCAGGGATGCTTGTTGGTATTGGGGAAGGGGCATCCAAAGTTCCAGAGCCAGAAGTCCCTTACCAGTGGAGCAGGAGCAGTTGGGGTCCATTTAGAGGCGCGGTGAGGCCGGAGGTCCAAAGCAAGTGGCAAAGAAAAGGGTCTAGGGCCGGCTACGGGCGTGCTGGAACCTAGGAGCCGGCGGGTTCAGTTTATACGCAGAGAAAGCGGCCCGGGCgcagaggccccgcccccgccctgcaCGCGGCGCGCGGATCTGCGCCTGTGCCGCTGGCAGCGCCCGTCTGGGCCGAGCGCAGCTGGCCGGGCCGAGCGCAGGGTTCCGTGAGCAAGGATTGGGTCGGTGTGCAGCGCTGCGGCCGCCCGTTTGGCGCTAGAACTCGCGGAGGGACGGTGTACCGGGCGTCCCATCTTTCCTGCCCGTCCTTTCCCAATTTTCCCAAGGTAGGCAGTCACCTTTGTTCCGGGATCTTCCAGGAACCCAGTCCCCCCTCTCTTGGCCACCCCAGGTCCCATTGCCTTTGTGCTCAAGTTCGTCCTTTCCGGAGCCCGTGTGCCCCACCCCGGCCTGTGCTCACGCCCCTGGCTTGAAGGGGGAAATGGAAAGAGCCGAGGGAGTTGTATGCAGCGTCCCAGCGGCGGATGTGACGTTTGCCTCCCAGTACTTTACATTTCCCTGTGCGCAGAGGGACTTAGGCCCTATTTTTATGGCTCAGTTTCAAGGCGGACGCTGGCCTCTGTGTGCTTCATCCTTCCTCCGctctctaagttttttttttttttttttttttttataaatttatttatttttggctgtgttgggtctttgttcctgcttgtgggctttctctagttgtggtgagcgggggctactcttcgttgtggtgtgtgggcttctcattgcagtggcttctcttgttgcagagcacgagctctaggcatgagggcttcagtagttgtggctcacgagctgtatagtgcaggctcagtagttgtggtgcacaggcttagttgctctgtggcatgtgggatcttcccagaccagggcttgaacccgtgtcccttgcattggcaggcagattcccaaccactgcgctaccagggaagccccgctctcTAAGTTTGAAGAGATGTATGGGCACATATGTCTGGATCCTTTGCACAAAACTCTCCAGAGACTCTCCACAGCCTAGCCAGCCCGCCTCACTCCATGGAAGTTGTTCAGAAAGTGGGATGCCTCCAGGGGAGGGGTCATTTTAGGTGATAGGCAGATCTAGCATCTGCatatcaagaaaaataattgtttccCTTTCAGTATTACTGACCATTAGACAgcattgtgtgtgtgtcccaGCTGGTTAATCAACCAGGTGATCTTTCAACCCTCACAGTGACTCAAAAAGAGGAATACTGTTATTTATGAGCTCATTTGGCTGGTGggaaatatctttgttttcttccctcttttatccCCTTCTCATATAACATAGAATGTATTCACTTTACATTGTAGTATTAACGTATTGTTAACATCACAGTATTTGTTACGTGATATCAAGTACAAAAGTGACCATCACCCAAGGACTTTGCGTCCTCCTTTGGGGACAGTGTTATACATTTTCAGTTGTAATTAGGATAGTTGTGTCATGTTAGGCAGAAGTATGACCTTGTTATTGTCTTTGTTGGGAGATTAAGTACGGTTTACGAAGTTGTGTGGGTGCTAGTTTGATAAGTGGTGGTCTATAACGGTTAGTTTTATGTACCAACGTGTTTTAGGCTGTCATGCCCAATCCTTGTTCACACACTAGCctgatgttgctgtgaaggtatttttcagatgtgattaacatttaaatcagtagactttgagaaAAGCAGGTTACCCTTCATAATGTGGAAGGCCTCATCCAGTCAGTGAAGGCCTTAGAGAAAAACTGAGTCCtcttgaagaggagggaattggGCCTCCAGACGGCCTTTAGAGTCAAGATTGCAACCAACATCAACTCCTACTGGAATTTCCAGGCTGCTGGCTAGCCCTATAAATTTCAGTCGTGCCAGCTTCCAGAGTTGCATGAACCAATTTCTTAAATCTCTCCCTTactctctctttatctctctatctctctatctgcCTACCTGCCTACATCctgctggttctgtttctctggagaatgctaataaaacatataaatcattaaaggaaaaatgttaagtaaaatacTGGTGCAAGTGGTAGCAAAGGGCACAGACGGTTGTGCTCAGGGTTATAAATCCCCAGTGCTGATGAGTTGATGAGGACAACACAGGAGACACAGCTAGGCACACATAGGTAAATAAATACCCcatatgttaataataataataataataataataataataataataataataataaatggctAACATAATAGACCACTCACCACGTGCCAAGCACCGTACTAAGTCCTTTACATGTACTAGTTCTTTAATCTCCTGaatcatatgcttttattttgctcctttaaaagtgaaggagggcttccctggtggcgcagtggttgggagtccgcctgccgatgaaggggacacgggttcgtgccccggtccgggagaatcccacgtgccgcggagcagctgggcccgtgagccgtggcccccgagcctgcgcgtccggagagcctgtgctccgcaatgggaggggccaaagcagtgaggcccgcataccgcaaaaaaaaaaaaaaaaaatagtggaggAGACTGAGCCACAGAGAGATTATGTCCTGTGGCTATAAGTGACACAGGTGAGATTGGCACTCCTGAAGGCTGACTGCAGCATCATGCCCTCACCCACGATCTTACACCAGGACTTCATATGACAGATGAGGATGTTGAAAGCTGGCAGAGGCAGCAATGGGAAGAGCACTGAGCAGGCAGTCTGTACAGTTCTGTGACCTCTCTGGAATTCATTTTCCCATGTGTCAAGCCAGGAGCACAATCTGTCCATTTCGAAAGGTCCTTCTAACTGAATAATGAGAGGCAGGATTTAGCATTCAGTGACATCATTATCTGCCAGCTGTGGCCAGGGGGTGAGGTCAGCTGTAGTGTAGGTTCAGACCTCTGACCTCtgagctgtgtgcccttgggcagtgtgcttaacctctctggaatCAGCACAATCACTCCAGCCCCTGCACATTCACTCTCTCACTGGTTCCTGTGCAGATCAAACATGAAGCATGGGAATGGCTTCTGAGTCTGTCCAAATGCTGTGGCAGCATCTTGTCCTGGGGGTCTCTTTGGAGATCATCCATACTCCCTTTGGCACCGGATCAGCAAATTTCCAATCCCATCCTTAACCTCCAACCCTGAATAATGCTTCTATACCAATGAGCTTTTCCCCAAGAGCTTGTTGGCAGCTAAAAGGATTCT
Above is a genomic segment from Kogia breviceps isolate mKogBre1 chromosome 18, mKogBre1 haplotype 1, whole genome shotgun sequence containing:
- the LOC131745384 gene encoding metallothionein-II, hippocampal isoform X2, translated to MDPNCSCSTGGSCNCAGSCTCKACKCASCKKSCCPCCPVGCAKCAQGCVCKGASDKCSCCA
- the LOC131745384 gene encoding metallothionein-II, hippocampal isoform X1 codes for the protein MDPNCSCSTAGGSCNCAGSCTCKACKCASCKKSCCPCCPVGCAKCAQGCVCKGASDKCSCCA